A portion of the Krasilnikovia cinnamomea genome contains these proteins:
- a CDS encoding NADH-quinone oxidoreductase subunit D: protein MTVGTGAGLDTADMVLNIGPQHPSTHGVLRLRLTVDGERVVACEPIVGYMHRGAEKLFEVRDYRQIIVLANRHDWLSAFANELGVVLAVERLMGIEVPERAVWLRMALAELNRVLNHLMFLGSYPLEIGAITPIFYAFRERETLQTVLEEVSGGRIHYMFNRVGGLKEEVPAGWTRRAREAIAQVRSRMPDLDRLIRNNDIFLARTVGVGVLTAEQAAAYGASGPVARASGLDIDLRRDEPYLAYDQLDVPVVTRTAGDCHARFEVLLDQVYVSLTLAEQCLDRVDQLSGPVNVRLPKVVKAPEGHTYAWTENPLGINGYYLVSRGEKTPWRMKLRTASYANVQALATLIPGCLVPDLIAILGSMFFVVGDIDK from the coding sequence ATGACCGTCGGGACCGGCGCCGGACTCGACACGGCCGACATGGTGCTCAACATCGGGCCCCAGCACCCGTCCACGCACGGCGTGCTGCGGCTACGGCTCACGGTCGACGGGGAACGGGTGGTGGCCTGCGAGCCGATCGTCGGCTACATGCACCGGGGCGCCGAGAAGCTGTTCGAGGTACGCGACTACCGCCAGATCATCGTGCTGGCGAACCGGCACGACTGGCTGTCCGCCTTCGCCAACGAGCTGGGCGTGGTGCTGGCGGTCGAGCGGCTGATGGGCATCGAGGTGCCCGAGCGCGCGGTCTGGCTGCGGATGGCGCTGGCCGAGCTGAACCGGGTTCTCAACCACCTGATGTTCCTCGGCTCGTACCCGCTGGAGATCGGCGCGATCACCCCCATCTTCTACGCCTTCCGGGAACGGGAGACGCTGCAGACGGTGCTGGAGGAGGTCTCCGGCGGGCGCATCCACTACATGTTCAACCGGGTCGGCGGCCTGAAGGAGGAGGTGCCCGCGGGCTGGACGCGGCGGGCCCGGGAGGCCATCGCGCAGGTCCGGTCCCGGATGCCGGACCTCGACCGGCTGATCCGGAACAACGACATCTTCCTGGCTCGGACGGTCGGGGTGGGCGTGCTGACCGCCGAGCAGGCCGCCGCGTACGGGGCCTCCGGGCCGGTCGCGCGGGCCAGCGGGCTCGACATCGACCTGCGCCGCGACGAGCCGTACCTCGCGTACGACCAGCTGGACGTGCCCGTGGTGACCCGGACGGCCGGTGACTGCCACGCCCGCTTCGAGGTGCTGCTGGACCAGGTGTACGTGTCGCTGACGCTCGCCGAGCAGTGCCTTGACCGGGTCGACCAGCTCAGCGGGCCGGTCAACGTCCGGCTCCCGAAGGTGGTCAAGGCACCCGAGGGGCACACGTACGCGTGGACCGAGAACCCGCTCGGCATCAACGGGTACTACCTGGTGTCGCGCGGCGAGAAGACGCCGTGGCGGATGAAGCTGCGCACCGCCTCGTACGCGAATGTGCAGGCGCTGGCCACGCTGATCCCGGGCTGCCTGGTGCCCGATCTGATCGCCATTCTCGGCTCGATGTTCTTCGTGGTCGGCGACATCGACAAATAG
- a CDS encoding glycine betaine ABC transporter substrate-binding protein: protein MRRHLLTMTGCLAAAVVVLSGCGQAGSSGTAAPPSAAAGAGCAPVAGDKLVVLADDKHLQNTDNVVPAVHKASSSPQLIAALDKVSAALDTPKLIELNKAVDVDRKSSKTVAQEFATANNLTAGIAKGPGGTIRVGAANFAESATLGELYNIVLTAAGYTVKVQQIGNRELYEPALEKGEIDVVPEYAATLATFLSGKVEGKNAKDPSSPDLNTTMANLTSLGGKVGLVFGTPSAAQDQNAFAVTQGFADKYGITTLSDLAGKCSGTATILGGPPECPQRPKCQPGLAETYNFQAGKFTSLDAGGPLTKSALKQGTISVGLVFSSDAALAAG, encoded by the coding sequence ATGCGTCGACACCTGCTCACGATGACCGGCTGCCTCGCGGCCGCGGTCGTCGTCCTTTCCGGTTGCGGCCAGGCCGGCTCGTCCGGCACCGCCGCCCCGCCCAGCGCCGCCGCCGGCGCCGGATGCGCCCCGGTCGCCGGGGACAAGTTGGTCGTCCTCGCGGACGACAAGCACCTGCAGAACACGGACAACGTCGTCCCCGCGGTCCACAAGGCATCGTCGTCGCCGCAGCTGATCGCGGCGCTCGACAAGGTGTCGGCCGCGCTCGACACCCCGAAGCTCATCGAGCTGAACAAGGCGGTCGACGTGGACCGCAAGTCTTCCAAGACCGTGGCGCAGGAGTTCGCCACGGCGAACAATCTGACCGCGGGCATCGCCAAGGGCCCCGGCGGCACGATCCGGGTCGGCGCGGCGAACTTCGCCGAGAGCGCCACCCTCGGCGAGCTGTACAACATCGTGCTCACCGCCGCCGGCTACACGGTCAAGGTGCAGCAGATCGGCAACCGCGAACTGTACGAGCCCGCCCTGGAGAAGGGCGAGATCGACGTCGTGCCGGAGTACGCGGCAACCCTCGCCACCTTCCTCAGCGGCAAGGTGGAGGGCAAGAACGCCAAGGACCCGTCCTCGCCGGACCTGAACACCACCATGGCCAACCTCACCTCGCTGGGCGGCAAGGTGGGCCTGGTCTTCGGCACACCGTCGGCCGCTCAGGACCAGAACGCGTTCGCGGTGACCCAGGGCTTCGCCGACAAGTACGGCATCACGACGCTGTCCGACCTCGCCGGCAAGTGTTCCGGGACGGCCACCATCCTCGGCGGACCGCCCGAATGCCCGCAGCGGCCCAAGTGCCAGCCCGGGCTGGCGGAAACGTACAACTTCCAGGCGGGCAAGTTCACCTCACTGGACGCGGGTGGGCCGCTCACCAAGTCGGCCCTGAAGCAGGGCACGATCAGCGTGGGCCTGGTGTTCAGCTCCGACGCGGCGCTGGCGGCGGGCTGA
- a CDS encoding ABC transporter permease → MNYLSDGLVWLNDPLNWINPGGLLDRLREHLVICAWAVLMGCLVGWPLGIWLGHRGKGGGPVVVLANLTLAIPTLALLTILPLTPLGFGQLPVVVALTVFAVPPLLANAYTGVREVDPGIRDAARGMGLSGGQLLRQVELPLAVPYLAAGLRTAAVQVVATAALAAFVNGGGLGQVISAGFGIGMSNGGGGQIVAGGLVVAALALTVEAVLAGVQWLVTPRGLRTRARPGASTVV, encoded by the coding sequence GTGAACTACCTCTCCGACGGCCTGGTCTGGCTCAACGACCCGCTCAACTGGATCAACCCCGGCGGGCTGCTCGACCGGCTGCGCGAGCATCTCGTGATCTGCGCGTGGGCGGTGCTGATGGGCTGCCTGGTCGGCTGGCCGCTGGGCATCTGGCTGGGCCACCGCGGCAAGGGCGGGGGACCGGTGGTCGTGCTGGCCAACCTCACGCTGGCCATCCCGACCCTGGCGCTGCTGACCATCCTGCCGCTGACCCCGCTCGGCTTCGGCCAACTGCCGGTCGTGGTCGCGCTCACCGTCTTCGCGGTCCCGCCGCTGCTGGCGAACGCGTACACGGGGGTGCGGGAGGTCGATCCGGGGATCCGGGACGCGGCGCGCGGGATGGGGTTGTCCGGCGGGCAACTGCTGCGGCAGGTGGAACTGCCCCTGGCGGTGCCGTACCTGGCGGCGGGGCTGCGTACGGCGGCGGTTCAGGTGGTGGCCACGGCCGCGCTGGCCGCGTTCGTGAACGGCGGTGGGCTCGGGCAGGTCATCAGCGCCGGGTTCGGGATCGGCATGAGCAACGGCGGCGGCGGGCAGATCGTCGCGGGCGGCCTGGTGGTGGCGGCGCTGGCCCTGACGGTGGAGGCGGTGCTGGCGGGGGTGCAGTGGCTGGTCACCCCGCGCGGTCTGCGGACCCGGGCGCGTCCCGGGGCGTCCACCGTCGTGTGA
- a CDS encoding ABC transporter permease subunit produces MLAVPADARPGNPWFSWTYVHENADTILEKLAFHAGLTARAVLIALVVAVPLAVVAYWWRPLTAPILALSSVLYTIPSLALLALVAPAVGTTRDLSVLIALVLYALLVLVRNTLAGLVQVPGPVRDAAAGMGYGRLSRLWRIELPLALPALLTGLRLATVSTVALVTIGAMIGNGGLGDLILGGFNHNFYRAEIITGTVLCVVLALLLDLLLAGLGWLLTPWTRGRRS; encoded by the coding sequence CTGCTGGCCGTGCCGGCCGATGCCCGGCCGGGCAATCCGTGGTTCTCCTGGACCTACGTCCACGAGAATGCCGACACCATTCTGGAGAAGCTCGCGTTTCACGCCGGCCTCACCGCCCGCGCCGTGCTCATCGCCCTGGTCGTGGCCGTGCCGCTGGCGGTCGTCGCCTACTGGTGGCGGCCACTGACCGCGCCGATTCTCGCACTGTCCAGTGTGCTGTACACGATTCCCTCGCTGGCCCTGCTCGCGCTGGTCGCACCCGCGGTGGGCACCACCAGGGACCTCTCCGTGCTCATCGCGCTCGTCCTGTACGCACTGCTCGTGCTGGTCCGCAACACCCTGGCCGGTCTCGTCCAGGTCCCCGGGCCGGTACGCGACGCGGCCGCCGGAATGGGGTACGGGCGGCTGAGCCGCCTCTGGCGCATCGAGCTGCCGCTGGCCCTGCCCGCGCTGCTCACCGGGCTGCGCCTGGCCACGGTGTCGACCGTGGCGCTGGTGACGATCGGGGCCATGATCGGCAACGGCGGGCTCGGCGACCTCATCCTCGGCGGCTTCAACCACAACTTCTACCGGGCCGAGATCATCACCGGCACGGTGCTCTGCGTGGTCCTGGCCCTGCTGCTGGACCTGCTGCTGGCCGGGCTGGGCTGGCTGCTCACCCCGTGGACGCGGGGACGCCGGTCGTGA
- a CDS encoding ABC transporter ATP-binding protein, with product MDATPDSPGAGHGAAPITVEHVGKVYPDGTVAVGDLSLEVRAGELAVLIGPSGCGKSTVLRMLNRLVEPSKGRILLDGQDIAERDPVELRRRIGYVIQDVGLFPHQTIRTNVGTVPRLRGADRKQIRARADELLEMVGLDPARHGDRYPHELSGGQRQRVGVARALAADPVVLLMDEPFSAVDPIVRGRLQEEFLRLQAAVRKTIVLVTHDIDEAVRLGDRIAVLAEGGRLLQYAPPAEVLSAPASEAVARFVGADRGIRRLAVTRLRDALRPLAGTEDIERLPSVADSGTMYDALAAMLTGDALNVVVTTDGQPIGTVSRSAIFAPPDGQPRDRHAGVSADAAAAAQRGDADDPSDEQAVRGPLAGGPKRPEQ from the coding sequence GTGGACGCTACCCCGGACAGTCCCGGCGCCGGGCACGGCGCGGCCCCGATCACCGTGGAGCACGTGGGCAAGGTCTATCCGGACGGCACGGTCGCGGTCGGCGACCTGAGTCTGGAGGTACGCGCGGGAGAACTGGCCGTCCTGATCGGCCCGTCCGGGTGCGGAAAGTCCACCGTCCTGCGCATGCTGAACCGGCTCGTCGAGCCGTCCAAGGGCCGGATCCTGCTGGACGGCCAGGACATCGCCGAGCGCGATCCGGTGGAGCTGCGCCGCCGCATCGGGTACGTCATCCAGGACGTCGGGCTGTTCCCGCACCAGACCATCCGTACCAATGTCGGCACCGTGCCGCGGCTGCGCGGCGCCGACCGCAAGCAGATCCGCGCGCGGGCCGACGAGCTGCTGGAGATGGTGGGGCTGGACCCGGCCCGGCACGGCGACCGCTACCCGCACGAGCTGTCGGGCGGCCAGCGGCAGCGGGTGGGTGTCGCCCGGGCGTTGGCCGCCGACCCGGTCGTGCTGCTCATGGACGAGCCGTTCTCGGCGGTGGACCCGATCGTGCGGGGCCGGCTGCAGGAGGAGTTCCTGCGGTTGCAGGCCGCGGTCCGCAAGACGATCGTGCTGGTCACCCACGACATCGACGAGGCGGTACGGCTGGGTGACCGGATCGCGGTGCTGGCCGAGGGCGGCCGCCTGCTGCAGTACGCGCCACCCGCCGAGGTGCTCAGCGCCCCGGCGTCCGAGGCGGTGGCCCGCTTCGTCGGGGCGGACCGCGGTATCCGCCGCCTCGCCGTCACCCGGCTGCGCGACGCGCTGCGTCCCCTCGCCGGGACCGAGGACATCGAGCGGCTGCCCTCGGTCGCGGACTCGGGGACGATGTACGACGCGCTGGCCGCGATGCTGACCGGCGACGCGCTCAACGTCGTGGTCACCACCGACGGCCAGCCGATCGGTACGGTGTCCCGCTCAGCGATCTTCGCGCCCCCCGACGGCCAGCCCCGCGACCGGCACGCCGGGGTGTCAGCCGACGCCGCGGCGGCCGCCCAGCGTGGCGATGCCGATGATCCATCCGACGAACAGGCCGTACGTGGCCCCCTCGCCGGCGGCCCGAAACGCCCCGAGCAGTGA